The Rhopalosiphum maidis isolate BTI-1 chromosome 1, ASM367621v3, whole genome shotgun sequence genome has a segment encoding these proteins:
- the LOC113550007 gene encoding U4/U6 small nuclear ribonucleoprotein Prp31: MSLAEELLADLEEDGFDDGELVVIQEETPNELQENALIPKRTDFKNAKIRDLAKLRDSERLVNIMQQIDIFQSRQRRTADELGPVESDPEYLLIVDANNLIVEMDDEILIIHKFVRDKYSKRFPELESLVVGPLEYVQTVKELGNTLEQSKNNEVLPTFLTQATIMVVSVTASTTQGQLLNDNELFEVREACDMAIDLNKLKLKVYEYVESRMTYIAPNLSVIVGASTAAKIMGVAGGLTNLSKMPACNVLLLGSQKKLLSGFSQVNAMPHTGFIFHCSLVQNNPPDLRRKAARLVATKSTLAARVDAAHESLDGHIGMTLKEDIEKKLDKLTEPPPVKFIKPLPKPIDPGRKKRGGKRVRKMKERYAVTELRKQANRMNFADIEDDAYQEDLGYTRGTIGKSGTGRIRHAQVDEKTKVRISKTLQKNLQKQQAWGGATSVKKQVSGTASSVAFTPLQGLEIVNPQAAETKNSGINSARYFSNTASFVNVHNKQ, encoded by the exons atGTCTCTGGCAGAAGAGTTACTTGCTGATTTGGAGGAGGATGGTTTTGATGATGGTGAGCTAGTAGTCATACAAGAGGAGACTCCTAATGAACTGCAAGAAAACGCTTTGATTCCTAAGCGGActg attttaaaaatgccaAAATCCGCGATCTTGCTAAATTACGAGATTCAGAGcgtttagttaatataatgcaGCAGATAGATATATTCCAGAGCAGACAAAGGAGAACTGCAGACGAATTAGGACCTGTAGAGTCTGATCCTGAATATCTCTTAATCGTAGATGCAAACAATTTGATTGTAGAAATGGATGATGAAATtt taatcatacataaatttgttcgcgataaatattcaaaacgatTTCCAGAGTTAGAGTCCTTAGTGGTTGGGCCATTAGAATATGTACAGACAGTTAAAGAACTAGGCAATACACTTGAACAATCAAAAAACAATGAAGTACTTCCAACATTTCTTACTCAAGCTACTATTATGGTTGTTTCTGTTACCGCTTCAACTACACAAGG acaacttttaaatgataatgaacTTTTTGAAGTTCGTGAAGCTTGTGATATGGCTATTGAccttaataaactaaaattgaaaGTTTATGAATATGTCGAGAGTAGAATGACGTACATAGCACCTAATCTTTCTGTTATTGTTGGTGCATCAACAGCTGCAAAAATTAtgg gGGTAGCTGGAGGATTGacaaatttatctaaaatgcCAGCctgtaatgttttattattaggttctcaaaaaaaacttttatctgGTTTTTCACAAGTCAACGCAATGCCGCATactggttttatttttcattgttctTTAGTACAAAACAATCCACCA gatTTACGAAGAAAAGCAGCTAGGCTTGTTGCAACTAAAAGTACACTAGCAGCACGAGTTGATGCCGCACATGAGAGTCTTGATGGACATATAGGAATGACATTAAAAgaagatattgaaaaaaaattggacaAGTTAAcg GAACCACCTCCagttaagtttattaaacCTCTACCCAAGCCGATAGACCCAGGTCGAAAGAAGCGAGGTGGTAAAAGAGTACGCAAAATGAAGGAACGTTATGCTGTTACAGAGCTACGTAAACAAGCAAACAGAATGAATTTTGCAgat aTTGAAGATGACGCGTATCAAGAAGATTTAGGATATACTCGAGGAACCATTGGAAAATCAGGAACTGGAAGAATTCGACATGCCCAAGTTgatgaaaaaacaaaagtgCGAATTTCAAAGAcacttcaaaaaaatttacaaaaacagCAAGCATGGGGTGGTGCTACTTCAGTTAAAAAACAAGTATCTGGTACTGCGTCTAGTGTGGCCTTCACTCCTCTtcaa gGATTAGAAATAGTGAATCCACAAGCAGCTGAAACTAAAAATTCTGGCATAAATTCAGCTAGATATTTTTCCAATACTGCAAGTTTTGTAAACgtacataataaacaataa
- the LOC113550006 gene encoding LOW QUALITY PROTEIN: putative aldehyde dehydrogenase family 7 member A1 homolog (The sequence of the model RefSeq protein was modified relative to this genomic sequence to represent the inferred CDS: inserted 1 base in 1 codon) — protein sequence MFYLNVRSLKHLKFLNYVHFCHRKSSDFLINDKKYSFLKELGLNEENVGVYDGKWDANGNITTSYCPANGLPIASVRNGNIEDYNRCVSNALEAWKIWSDIPAPKRGEIVRQIGNAFRQKLEPLGKLISLEMGKIVGEGIGEVQEYIDICDYAVGISRMFNGSIFPSERPNHMMLEQWNPLGLVGIISAFNFPXAVYGWNSAISMVCGNVVIWKGAPTTSLISVATTKILESVLEKNDIPGAVLSLCTGDVDIGVSMVNDKRINLVSFTGSCSVGQKVGMDVQKRFGRVLLELGGNNAIIVTPDANLEMVSQSVVFACCGTAGQRCTTTRRLILHKSIYNTVLVNLVKAYSNVLKRLGDPLDITTLYGPMHSLTAVKKFKQTISEAIEAGGQVEFGGKVLDRSGYFVEPTIISGLKYDSPVVCRETFAPIVYVLKYDTLEEAIAWNNSVDQGLSSSIFTNDVGTVFKWIGHKGSDCGIVNVNIPTNGAEIGGAFGGEKHTGGGRESGSDSWKQYMRRSTITINHGSGLTFAQGIKFE from the exons atgttttatttaaatgttcgtTCTCTAAAACATCTTAAGTTTCTGAATTATGTACATTTCTGTCATAGAAAAAGcagtgattttttaataaacgataaaaagtattcatttCTCAAAGAACTTGGTTTAAATGAAGAAAATGTAGGTGTGTATGATGGAAAATGGGATGCAAATGGAAAT ATTACTACATCGTATTGTCCCGCAAATGGTCTACCAATTGCTTCAGTACGTAATGGTAATATTGAAGATTATAATAGATGTGTGTCAAATGCTCTTGAAGCATGGAAAATATGGTCGGATATACCTGCTCCAAAACGTGGTGAAATTGTTAGGCAAATTGGCAATGCATTTAGACAAAAATTAGAGCCACTTGGAAAATTGATATCATTGGAAATGg gtaaaattgTAGGAGAAGGTATAGGCGAAGTTCAAGagtatattgatatttgtgATTATGCTGTTGGTATATCAAGAATGTTTAATGGATCTATATTTCCTTCTGAAAGACCAAATCATATGATGTTGGAGCAATGGAATCCATTGGGACTAGTAGGAATTATTAGTGCATTTAATTTCC TTGCAGTTTATGGTTGGAATAGTGCTATATCCAtg gtatgtgGTAATGTTGTAATTTGGAAAGGAGCCCCAACTACTTCTCTTATTTCAGTTGcaactacaaaaatattagaatcagtattagaaaaaaatgatattccgGGAGCTGTTTTATCTTTATGTACTGGTGATGTTGATATTGGGGTATCAATGGTTAATGATAAAAGGATAAATTTAGTTTCTTTCACTGGAAGTTGTTCAGTAGGCCAAAAA gtTGGTATGGATGTACAAAAACGATTTGGTCGTGTGTTATTAGAATTAGGTGGTAATAATGCTATTATTGTTACTCCTGATGCTAATCTTGAAATGGTATCACAATCTGTAGTTTTTGCATGCTGTGGAACAGCTGGACAAAGATGTACCACTACTAGAAGATTAATTTTGCATAAATCGATTTATAACACTGTTTTGGTAAATTTAGTTAAGGCGTAttctaatgttttaaaaagattaGGAGATCCTCTTGATATAACTACTCTTTATGGCCCCATGCATTCCTTAACTgctgttaaaaaatttaaacaaacaatatcTGAGGCTATTGAGGCTGGAGGACAAGTTGAATTTGGAGGAAaa gtctTAGATAGATCTGGTTATTTTGTAGAGCCTACTATTATATCAGGTTTAAAGTATGATTCACCTGTAGTATGCCGTGAAACGTTTGCTCCTATTGTCTATGTATTAAAGTATGATACTTTGGAAGAAGCTATTGCATGGAATAATAGTGTAGATCAAGGATTATCATCTAGTATTTTCACTAATGATGTTGGAACAGTATTTAaa TGGATTGGCCATAAAGGATCAGATTGTGGTATTGTCAATGTTAATATACCAACAAATGGAGCAGAGATCGGTGGTGCATTTGGTGGTGAAAAGCATACTGGTGGTGGACGAGAGTCTGGTTCAGATTCTTGGAAACAGTACATGAGAAGATCAACTATTACAATTAATCATGGATCTGGATTGACATTTGCTCAGggcattaaatttgaataa